The DNA segment TTATCCCGATTGGCGAATGGGTATTACGGAAAGCCTGTATTCAGAATCAAGCGTGGCAAAACGCGGGATTAGCTCCCTTGACTATTGCTGTCAATTTATCTCCTCAACAGTTCCGCCAACCCAAACTCGTGGAGATTGTCGCTCAAATTTTAGAACAGACAGGTTTAGACCCGAACTTTTTAGAATTAGAAATTACCGAAACTACAGCTATTGAAGATTTAGATTTTACTAGAACTGTGTTGCAAAGTTTAGAACAGATGGGCGTTCATATTTCCATTGATGACTTTGGTACTGGTCATTCTTCGCTCTCGCGCCTACAACTGTTACCATTTCACAATTTAAAAATTGACAGGTCTTTCATCCAAGAGTTGACCAAAGACGAGAAAGTGGCTCATATTGTCCAGGCGATCGTGACTTTGGGTAGGAGTTTAGGATTGAGATTAACCGCCGAAGGGGTAGAAAAGCAAGAGGAACTGGATTTTTTGGCATCCATCAACTGTGAGGATGTTCAAGGCTTTCTGTTCTACAAACCGCTTTCGGCTGAAAAGGCCACAAAAATTCTCGAAGGTCAATAATTTATTTTCCTCCCTTGTCTGTTCTCCTTGTCGGTTTCTAATCGGAAGAATTTGAACTAGGTCTAAGTCGCTCTCGCCAATTGGTCTGGGGCTTTGAAGAACTAGAACTATTACTAGGTGGTTTAGTTTTCACGGGTGGCGCAGCCTCTGATTGTACTCTTCTACGCTGTCTACGAGGAGAAGATACACGAGCAGGTGGATTGACGGTTTGTGGCTGTGAACGTCTTCTCCTACGTCTAGATGAACGGGTAACGTTAGCGCTGGGGGGACTGGGCTGATTTGTAGCAGCCGCAAGAGAACGATGTTGTATTGATTTCGGTTTAATAGGCTGCGCCTCAATGCTACCGACTCGACCTTGTAGTTTGGGTCTTTCGGGAAACTTTTCTATAGGCATTCCCTCTACGGCTTTTTGCATAAATTCCCTCCAAGCGATCGCCGCACTACCACTGGCTCCCGAAGTCGGCTGGTTATTATCATTACCTAACCAAACACCTGTAACCATTTGGGGAATGTAGCCAATAAACCACAAATCCCGCGATTCATCTGAGGTTCCCGTTTTCCCGGCCACAGGCCTATTCTTTAATTGGGCAGGGCTGCCAGTACCTGCTTCTACTACGTGGCGGAGCATCCAGGTCATAATTCCGGCGCTGGTGGGGTCAAGAACCCGCTGATGTTGGAAATCATTTGACCAAATTACCTGTCCTTGACGGTCAAGGATACGGCGAATGCCATGAGCTTCTATGTATAATCCTTGAGTTGCAAAACTGCCATAAGCGTTGGTTAATTCCAGTAAATTCACTTCATGGGAACCAAGCGCTAAAGAATAGGTGGGTTGGAGATCCGATTTAATTCCCAAATTGTGGGCAGTATTCATAATTGGTTCAAATCCCACATCCAGCAATACCTTGACTGCAATTACATTAATGGAACGGGTGAGGGCATCTCGGATGGTCATTGAGCCACGAAAATTTCTACTATAGTTTTGTGGTTCGTAGCCATCGACGACTAAAGGTGCATCCAGGTATCTGTCATGAGGACTTTTACCAGTGGCTATGGCTGCGGCATAAACAAATCCTTTAAATGTTGAGCCTGGCTGACGCTGTGCCTGAGTAACCCGATTAAACTGATTCTTGCTAAAGTCTTTTCCTCCCACCATTGCCTGAATTTCACCGTTGCGGGGGTCTATGGCTACCAAAGATCCTTGAGTAAAGTTCTGCCAGCGACCTTGATTTTTCAAGGTTTTAGCAACTGCTGCTTCTGCGGCCTGTTGCAAAGTGGGATTAAGGGTAGTTTCCACCATCAGACCCCCTTGTTTTAGCGCTTCGGGGGAAACATATTTGGGTAATTCTTGTAGGACGTAACTAGTAAAGTAAGGATATTTTACTTGTAGTCGCTGGGGAAAACTGCTGTTGAGGTTGAGGGATTCCTGAGCAGATGCTTGCCTTTGGGCGGCTGTAATTAATTGATCTTCATACATCCGCTGCAATACTATATTTCGTCGTCGTATTGCCACTGTGGGATTTCGCTCTGGGGAGTATAAGCTTGGAGCGGGAGCTAATCCAGCCATCATTGCCGCTTCGGCTAGG comes from the Nodularia sp. NIES-3585 genome and includes:
- a CDS encoding transglycosylase domain-containing protein gives rise to the protein MKTRQFWSQINRISSGITSIFSSRDRPFYRRIWFWAGLGIGSSIGGTILGLHYFIGIIDQSLPDQSELKVSSRAQTLTIKAVDGTILQQQGEATRERLRLDEIPDQLKQAFIASEDRRFESHHGIDPQGILRAALKNVRSQSVVEGGSTITQQLARILFLQQEQTIWRKLKEVRIAHKLEQELTKDQIIERYLNLVYLGSGAYGVADAARVYFSKSIDQLTLAEAAMMAGLAPAPSLYSPERNPTVAIRRRNIVLQRMYEDQLITAAQRQASAQESLNLNSSFPQRLQVKYPYFTSYVLQELPKYVSPEALKQGGLMVETTLNPTLQQAAEAAVAKTLKNQGRWQNFTQGSLVAIDPRNGEIQAMVGGKDFSKNQFNRVTQAQRQPGSTFKGFVYAAAIATGKSPHDRYLDAPLVVDGYEPQNYSRNFRGSMTIRDALTRSINVIAVKVLLDVGFEPIMNTAHNLGIKSDLQPTYSLALGSHEVNLLELTNAYGSFATQGLYIEAHGIRRILDRQGQVIWSNDFQHQRVLDPTSAGIMTWMLRHVVEAGTGSPAQLKNRPVAGKTGTSDESRDLWFIGYIPQMVTGVWLGNDNNQPTSGASGSAAIAWREFMQKAVEGMPIEKFPERPKLQGRVGSIEAQPIKPKSIQHRSLAAATNQPSPPSANVTRSSRRRRRRSQPQTVNPPARVSSPRRQRRRVQSEAAPPVKTKPPSNSSSSSKPQTNWRERLRPSSNSSD